A stretch of the Streptomyces venezuelae genome encodes the following:
- a CDS encoding hydrogenase maturation nickel metallochaperone HypA yields the protein MHEMSMAMAVVGQVEEAAARAGGVTAVTSVRLRVGELAGVVPDALAFSFELACAGTLLEGAELVTEAVPGRARCGACTHEWAVGMPPALCCPECGAATAELLAGRELQIVSVRWEDGPAPDRTREPISEEH from the coding sequence ATGCACGAGATGTCCATGGCCATGGCCGTCGTCGGCCAGGTCGAGGAGGCAGCCGCCCGGGCCGGCGGGGTCACCGCCGTCACCTCCGTCCGGCTCAGGGTGGGCGAACTCGCCGGAGTCGTCCCCGACGCCCTGGCGTTCTCCTTCGAACTCGCCTGCGCCGGCACCCTCCTGGAGGGCGCCGAACTGGTCACCGAAGCCGTACCGGGCCGGGCCCGCTGCGGCGCCTGCACGCACGAGTGGGCGGTCGGCATGCCGCCCGCGCTCTGCTGCCCGGAATGCGGGGCGGCGACCGCCGAACTCCTCGCGGGCCGTGAGCTGCAGATCGTCAGCGTGCGCTGGGAGGACGGCCCGGCCCCCGACCGCACCCGAGAACCGATCTCCGAGGAGCACTGA
- a CDS encoding DUF6893 family small protein gives MKKSALEGVGVAVALVALVAMMKQVLPDLRRYLRMRSM, from the coding sequence ATGAAGAAGTCCGCCCTCGAAGGTGTCGGCGTGGCCGTCGCCCTCGTCGCCCTCGTCGCGATGATGAAGCAGGTCCTGCCCGACCTCCGGCGCTACCTCCGGATGCGCAGCATGTGA
- the hypB gene encoding hydrogenase nickel incorporation protein HypB, with product MCRVVDLQQAVLAKNDATAHALRAGLAARGTTVVNLLSSPGSGKTALLESELLLARERGVPVAALTADLATENDATRLARSGVPVKQVLTDGLCHLEAGMLGRHLEGWLPADTRLLFVENVGNLVCPASYDLGETLRVVLASVTEGEDKPLKYPTAFGLAQLVLVTKTDIAEAVGFDEAAFRAHVEQVNPGVEVVLTSARRGEGTGVLLDRATAVAAGGPVHQPVMARHHHDHHTHTHTHDHDHEHDHADHHAHDHDHHTLEQVAAPGHGPRA from the coding sequence ATGTGCCGAGTCGTCGACCTCCAGCAGGCGGTCCTCGCCAAGAACGACGCCACCGCGCACGCGCTGCGCGCCGGACTGGCGGCCCGGGGCACCACGGTGGTCAATCTGCTCTCCAGCCCCGGCAGCGGGAAGACGGCCCTGCTGGAGAGCGAACTGCTCCTCGCGCGGGAGCGGGGTGTGCCGGTCGCCGCCCTCACCGCCGACCTCGCCACGGAGAACGACGCCACCCGGCTCGCCCGCTCCGGCGTTCCGGTCAAGCAGGTCCTCACCGACGGACTGTGCCACCTGGAGGCCGGGATGCTGGGCCGCCACCTGGAAGGATGGCTCCCGGCGGACACCCGGCTGCTGTTCGTGGAAAACGTCGGAAACCTCGTCTGCCCCGCCTCCTACGACCTCGGTGAAACCCTGCGGGTCGTGCTCGCCTCGGTCACCGAGGGGGAGGACAAGCCCCTGAAGTACCCGACGGCCTTCGGTCTCGCCCAGCTGGTGCTGGTCACCAAGACCGATATCGCCGAGGCCGTCGGGTTCGACGAGGCGGCGTTCCGGGCGCATGTCGAACAGGTCAACCCCGGGGTGGAGGTGGTGCTGACCTCCGCGCGCCGGGGTGAGGGCACAGGTGTGCTCCTCGACCGTGCGACGGCGGTCGCAGCCGGCGGCCCGGTGCACCAACCGGTCATGGCCCGCCATCACCACGACCACCACACCCACACCCACACCCACGATCACGATCACGAACACGATCACGCCGACCACCACGCCCACGACCACGACCACCACACCCTGGAGCAGGTCGCGGCACCCGGCCACGGGCCCCGCGCGTGA